The proteins below come from a single Chryseobacterium sp. MA9 genomic window:
- a CDS encoding DUF1349 domain-containing protein, with translation MKKLILSFCVLFLIQKFSAQSLEKMTWFNEPEKWEIKNNSLSMFVTPQSDYWRVSHYGFTVDDAPFYYTTYGGEFEAKVKITGSYKARFDQMGLMLRTDKEHYIKAGVEFVDGKYNLSTVVTHNKSDWSVITLEKIPPAVWIKAVRRLDAVEIFYSFDDKNYIMMRNAPLQDNTPVMVGLIAACPDGQGFNALFENFKVRHLPDERRLKWLETHK, from the coding sequence ATGAAGAAATTGATTTTAAGCTTTTGTGTCCTATTCCTAATTCAAAAATTTTCTGCCCAGAGCCTGGAAAAAATGACATGGTTCAATGAACCTGAAAAATGGGAAATCAAAAACAACAGCCTTTCGATGTTTGTGACTCCGCAGAGTGATTACTGGAGAGTTTCACATTATGGATTTACGGTGGATGATGCTCCCTTTTATTACACCACTTATGGCGGTGAATTTGAAGCAAAAGTAAAAATAACAGGCAGCTACAAAGCCCGGTTTGATCAGATGGGTCTTATGCTGAGAACTGACAAAGAGCATTACATCAAAGCCGGAGTGGAATTTGTAGACGGCAAGTATAACCTCAGCACCGTAGTTACTCACAACAAAAGTGACTGGAGTGTTATAACATTAGAGAAAATACCTCCCGCAGTATGGATAAAAGCTGTGAGAAGGCTTGATGCTGTGGAAATATTTTATTCTTTTGATGATAAAAACTATATCATGATGCGGAATGCTCCACTTCAGGATAATACTCCGGTAATGGTTGGTTTAATAGCCGCCTGCCCTGACGGACAGGGTTTCAATGCTCTTTTTGAGAACTTTAAAGTAAGGCATCTACCTGATGAGCGCAGGCTGAAATGGCTTGAAACTCATAAATAA
- a CDS encoding response regulator transcription factor: MEIREQLSDKLLDNASRKCMLDIEVYKQRALAYSQMEGAICVLSDMQANKSYIYKSAAAGELGLTIGENPTEIDSIWEEEMLKKIHPDDRLKKYIHELRFFKLLDTMEMEQRTEYSVVSKIRMKDKNEEYRWVKHRMFYVYSPSNGRLRLALCLYNIALASSLVSDFMIINTIKGEVVVKDKLDYKNILSPRELEVLKFVGEGYASKEIADILFISINTVSRHRQNILEKLKVKNSTQAFKDSFY, translated from the coding sequence ATGGAAATCCGTGAACAGCTCAGCGATAAATTGCTCGATAACGCTTCCAGAAAATGCATGCTTGATATAGAAGTCTATAAGCAAAGAGCACTTGCGTACTCCCAGATGGAAGGTGCAATATGTGTATTGAGTGATATGCAGGCGAATAAAAGCTATATTTATAAATCTGCAGCAGCTGGAGAACTTGGGCTGACTATAGGGGAAAATCCCACAGAAATAGACTCCATCTGGGAAGAAGAGATGCTGAAAAAGATTCATCCAGACGACCGGCTGAAGAAATATATCCATGAGCTCCGCTTTTTCAAATTACTGGATACTATGGAAATGGAACAGCGCACAGAATACAGTGTCGTGTCAAAAATAAGGATGAAAGATAAAAATGAAGAATACCGCTGGGTTAAACACCGCATGTTTTACGTGTATTCACCCTCTAATGGAAGACTGAGGCTGGCCCTTTGCCTTTATAATATTGCTTTGGCTTCATCTTTAGTCTCCGATTTTATGATTATCAATACAATAAAAGGAGAAGTTGTTGTAAAAGATAAGCTTGATTATAAAAATATTCTGAGCCCAAGAGAATTGGAAGTTTTGAAATTTGTGGGAGAGGGCTATGCCAGCAAAGAAATTGCTGATATACTTTTCATAAGTATCAATACCGTCAGCAGACACCGTCAGAATATTCTGGAAAAACTAAAAGTAAAAAATTCTACACAAGCTTTCAAAGACAGTTTTTATTAA
- a CDS encoding AraC family transcriptional regulator, with protein sequence MMKRSEEITRQYFTFLDKHIQDVISGTVQDFMELNEIAGKLAVSHKHLTDTIKKSTGEHPCYFYDGKIIEQAKDMLINSDKSVAEIARIFTYDPSNFSKFFKKMTGFTPGNFRNSKKNII encoded by the coding sequence ATGATGAAAAGAAGTGAAGAAATTACCCGTCAATATTTTACCTTTCTGGACAAACACATTCAGGACGTTATTTCCGGAACTGTTCAGGATTTTATGGAACTGAACGAAATTGCCGGAAAGCTTGCTGTTTCTCATAAACACCTCACCGATACCATTAAAAAATCAACCGGAGAACACCCCTGTTATTTTTATGACGGAAAAATTATAGAACAAGCCAAAGATATGCTCATTAATTCCGATAAATCTGTAGCAGAAATTGCCCGTATTTTTACATACGACCCATCCAATTTTTCAAAATTTTTCAAAAAAATGACCGGTTTTACTCCCGGAAATTTCAGGAATTCCAAAAAGAACATAATCTGA
- a CDS encoding aminotransferase class I/II-fold pyridoxal phosphate-dependent enzyme, translating into MSINFTTATIKDFENIPDNDMAQRAEIFYEYLDYVKSNGHMNYRLKNTSGTNAILNVNIADQNREFVSFVSSDYLGFTQHPKVKQAAIEGIEKYGTGTGATPLIGGYFDYHNALEKRISSFFKRTEDEAVVFTTGYTANSASLQCLMQKEDLAILDMAVHASVHEGCAFTNKKTFPHNNLESLEHILKVSENLYRTKLVIVDGVYSQDGDTSRINEIYNLVKKYNAFLMVDDVHGVGILGETGRGTLEQAGLLDKVDLITGTFSKTFGNLGGYVIADKKLAAFMRFHSRQQIFSATAPPSSAGIVKAIDLIDEEPIWREKLWSNINYFKKGLDDLGLDTGVTCSAIIPVKIGDPYVTGEVGKLLIEKGIYTNPILYPAVPRKDARIRMSVTARHEKEHLDKTLNAFDDINKKLHIAKK; encoded by the coding sequence ATGAGCATCAATTTCACAACAGCAACTATTAAAGACTTTGAGAATATACCAGATAATGATATGGCTCAAAGAGCTGAAATTTTTTATGAATATTTAGACTATGTAAAGTCTAATGGACACATGAATTACAGACTGAAGAACACTTCAGGAACCAATGCAATATTGAATGTAAATATTGCAGATCAAAACAGAGAATTTGTTAGTTTTGTATCAAGTGATTATTTAGGATTTACACAGCATCCAAAAGTAAAACAGGCTGCTATTGAAGGAATCGAAAAATATGGCACAGGCACAGGAGCTACTCCTCTCATAGGTGGATATTTTGATTACCACAATGCCTTAGAAAAAAGAATTTCAAGTTTTTTTAAAAGAACAGAAGATGAAGCCGTAGTATTTACTACCGGTTATACAGCTAATAGCGCAAGTTTACAGTGTTTAATGCAGAAAGAAGATCTTGCTATTTTAGACATGGCAGTACATGCCAGTGTACACGAAGGATGCGCTTTTACCAATAAAAAAACATTTCCGCACAATAATTTGGAATCTTTGGAACACATTTTGAAGGTATCTGAAAATCTGTACCGTACGAAACTCGTTATTGTGGATGGAGTGTATTCCCAGGATGGTGATACCTCCCGTATTAATGAGATCTACAATCTTGTGAAAAAGTATAATGCCTTTCTAATGGTAGACGACGTACATGGCGTTGGTATCCTTGGTGAAACAGGCAGAGGTACTTTGGAACAGGCTGGATTATTGGATAAAGTAGACCTCATCACAGGAACATTCAGTAAAACGTTTGGAAATCTTGGAGGATATGTCATTGCCGATAAAAAATTGGCTGCCTTCATGAGATTCCATTCCCGTCAGCAGATTTTCTCAGCAACAGCTCCACCATCATCCGCAGGAATTGTTAAAGCCATTGATTTAATAGACGAAGAACCCATCTGGAGAGAAAAGCTCTGGAGCAACATCAATTATTTCAAAAAAGGACTTGACGATCTTGGATTGGATACCGGAGTTACCTGTTCCGCAATTATTCCAGTGAAAATAGGAGATCCCTATGTAACAGGTGAAGTCGGAAAACTACTAATAGAAAAAGGAATCTATACCAACCCGATTCTTTACCCGGCTGTTCCAAGAAAAGATGCGCGTATCAGGATGAGTGTAACTGCAAGACACGAAAAAGAACACCTCGACAAAACGCTTAACGCGTTTGATGATATTAATAAAAAATTGCATATTGCAAAAAAATAA
- a CDS encoding TetR/AcrR family transcriptional regulator, whose translation MPRKVVQGPIRDKEKTKQKLLAAVGKILRVKGYSGLKVSKIAAVAGFDKKLIYEYFGSTDKLIDEYIKSQDYWSQVNQDVDMDFSDGGHELTKMVVLNQFENLKKNKELQKIILWELSESKPILKKLVEQREEVGEVLFGNISDPYFGEGVATRHRAIMALIVSGAYYLNLYTGYNANKFCGIDLKTEEGRKEIEGAIVELIDFAYSKKK comes from the coding sequence ATGCCTAGAAAAGTAGTGCAGGGCCCCATTAGGGACAAAGAAAAAACAAAACAAAAACTGCTTGCTGCAGTTGGTAAAATTTTAAGAGTAAAAGGATACTCCGGACTAAAAGTAAGTAAAATTGCCGCAGTGGCCGGATTTGATAAAAAATTGATCTATGAGTACTTTGGAAGTACTGATAAGCTGATTGATGAATATATCAAATCTCAGGATTACTGGAGCCAGGTCAACCAGGACGTTGATATGGATTTCTCTGACGGAGGGCATGAACTTACTAAAATGGTTGTACTCAACCAGTTCGAAAACCTGAAGAAGAATAAAGAACTTCAGAAGATTATCCTATGGGAGCTTTCAGAAAGTAAACCTATTCTTAAAAAATTAGTTGAACAACGTGAAGAAGTAGGAGAGGTTTTATTTGGGAATATCTCAGATCCTTATTTTGGCGAAGGTGTAGCTACAAGACACAGAGCAATTATGGCTTTGATTGTTTCCGGAGCTTACTATCTTAACCTTTATACAGGATATAACGCAAACAAGTTCTGCGGTATTGACCTGAAAACAGAAGAAGGTAGAAAAGAGATTGAAGGCGCTATTGTTGAGTTGATTGACTTTGCATACAGTAAAAAAAAGTAG
- the dnaX gene encoding DNA polymerase III subunit gamma/tau, whose product MENFIVSARKYRPQEFDTVVGQSHITDTLEHAIEESQLAQALLFCGPRGVGKTTCARILARKINEKDGSVSEDGFAYNIYELDAASNNSVDDIRELIDQVRFAPQVGKYKVYIIDEVHMLSSAAFNAFLKTLEEPPAHAIFILATTEKHKIIPTILSRCQIYDFKRITIEDIQSHLRNIAQKENIQYEDDALYLIAQKADGALRDALSIFDRLSTFSQKNITLAKAAEVLNILDYDQYLNIVDLAKENKIPEVLFAFNEIVKKGFDPHIFIAGLGNHFRDLMMAQNTSTIDLIEVGEKTKSKFVEQGQKWAAQQLIDGIEICNHADINYKNSKNPRLTVEIALMQLASLTANLGDTKKKSS is encoded by the coding sequence ATGGAAAATTTTATAGTATCTGCAAGAAAATATCGTCCTCAGGAGTTTGATACGGTTGTAGGACAATCTCATATTACGGATACTTTAGAACATGCAATTGAAGAAAGTCAATTAGCTCAGGCATTACTTTTTTGTGGTCCTCGTGGTGTGGGTAAAACTACTTGCGCCAGAATTCTTGCAAGAAAGATCAATGAGAAAGATGGCTCGGTTTCAGAAGATGGCTTTGCTTATAATATCTATGAGCTGGATGCGGCATCCAATAACTCTGTAGATGATATCAGGGAACTGATAGATCAGGTAAGATTTGCACCTCAGGTCGGTAAATACAAAGTGTATATTATTGACGAGGTCCATATGCTGTCTTCTGCCGCTTTCAATGCATTCCTTAAAACACTGGAAGAGCCGCCTGCCCATGCGATCTTTATTTTGGCAACAACGGAGAAACATAAAATTATTCCAACAATTTTATCCCGTTGCCAGATCTATGACTTCAAAAGAATTACGATTGAAGATATCCAGAGCCACCTTAGAAATATTGCCCAGAAAGAAAATATCCAGTACGAAGATGATGCATTGTACCTGATTGCTCAGAAAGCCGACGGTGCACTGAGAGATGCGCTTTCTATCTTCGACAGACTTTCTACATTCTCCCAGAAAAATATTACGCTGGCAAAAGCAGCCGAAGTATTGAATATTCTGGATTACGATCAATACCTCAATATTGTAGATCTTGCCAAGGAAAACAAAATTCCTGAAGTACTTTTTGCATTCAATGAAATTGTAAAAAAAGGATTTGATCCCCACATTTTCATTGCCGGATTAGGAAATCATTTCAGAGATTTGATGATGGCGCAGAATACTTCTACTATTGATCTCATTGAAGTGGGAGAGAAGACAAAATCCAAATTTGTAGAACAGGGGCAGAAGTGGGCCGCCCAGCAGCTGATTGATGGCATTGAAATCTGCAATCATGCAGATATTAATTATAAGAATTCCAAAAACCCAAGACTTACGGTTGAAATTGCATTAATGCAGCTGGCTTCACTGACAGCTAATTTAGGCGATACTAAAAAAAAAAGTTCCTGA
- a CDS encoding chorismate mutase — MNLNDLKNEWINGLTQPLMIAGPCSAESEAQMLETARRIKESNANVSVFRAGIWKPRTKPNGFEGVGVIGLNWLKKVKEEYGFKTATEVANAHHVFAALEADVDVLWIGARSTVNPFTVQEIAMALRGTDKPVFVKNPVNPDLALWIGALERLLGQDIKNLGVIHRGFSTYQKTKYRNNPNWQIALDFKSQFPNIPMLIDPSHICGNRTGLADITQEALNVGYQGAIIESHCNPDEAWSDASQQITPEVLADLIGNLKVRSSNLAGFEGEMGRHRTLISDLDFQLIELLSQRMKISEKIGKLKKENDIAIFQPERWKVITEYANQKAKETGMSQEFIEKVFKAIHEESIEVQNSIMIDKR; from the coding sequence ATGAATTTAAATGATTTGAAAAATGAGTGGATCAATGGGCTTACACAACCTCTAATGATCGCGGGACCATGTAGTGCGGAAAGTGAAGCTCAAATGCTGGAAACCGCTAGGAGAATTAAAGAGTCCAATGCCAATGTATCGGTTTTCCGTGCAGGAATCTGGAAGCCCCGTACCAAACCAAACGGTTTTGAAGGAGTAGGAGTGATTGGTTTGAACTGGCTAAAAAAAGTAAAAGAAGAGTACGGTTTTAAAACAGCTACTGAGGTAGCAAATGCACACCACGTATTTGCCGCTCTGGAAGCAGATGTAGATGTTCTTTGGATTGGAGCACGTTCTACAGTGAATCCATTTACAGTACAGGAAATTGCAATGGCTTTAAGAGGAACAGATAAGCCTGTATTCGTGAAAAATCCTGTGAATCCGGATCTTGCATTATGGATCGGAGCATTGGAAAGGCTTTTAGGTCAGGATATTAAAAACCTGGGAGTAATCCACAGAGGATTTTCAACATATCAGAAAACAAAATACAGAAATAACCCGAACTGGCAGATTGCCCTTGATTTCAAGAGCCAGTTTCCAAATATTCCAATGCTGATTGACCCGTCACACATCTGCGGAAACAGAACAGGTCTTGCTGATATTACACAGGAAGCTCTTAACGTAGGATACCAGGGTGCTATCATTGAATCGCACTGCAATCCGGATGAAGCCTGGAGTGATGCTTCCCAGCAGATTACTCCTGAAGTTCTTGCAGACCTTATTGGTAATCTGAAAGTAAGAAGCTCTAATCTTGCAGGATTTGAAGGGGAGATGGGAAGACACAGAACTTTAATCTCAGACCTTGACTTCCAGTTAATTGAACTTCTTTCTCAAAGAATGAAAATTTCTGAAAAGATTGGTAAACTTAAAAAGGAAAACGACATTGCGATCTTCCAGCCTGAACGTTGGAAGGTAATTACGGAATACGCAAATCAGAAAGCGAAAGAAACCGGAATGTCTCAGGAATTTATTGAAAAAGTCTTCAAAGCAATTCACGAAGAATCTATTGAAGTTCAGAATAGCATTATGATCGATAAGAGATAA
- the rsgA gene encoding ribosome small subunit-dependent GTPase A — protein MKGKIIKSTGSWYQVLELETNKIFEARIRGKFKLIKTRLTNPLAVGDFVEFQLEQDDIAWITKIEPRSNYLIRKSVNLSKEAHIIASNIDLACFIFTLKHPETSLGFLDRFLACCEAYNITPLILFNKIDVLHGEEIEIVKDIEFLYQEIGYNTLEISSYSRLNLEQLEEILKDKTSVFFGHSGCGKSTLVNALQPGLNLKTSEISDTHLKGKHTTTFAQMHFWDFGGNVIDTPGVREFAMIDIEKEEVQHYFPEIFKKREECKFHNCLHVNEPKCAVLDALETGEIQHSRYATYIKLMDEAEEASQK, from the coding sequence ATGAAAGGAAAAATCATTAAATCTACAGGCAGCTGGTACCAGGTTTTGGAATTGGAAACAAATAAAATTTTCGAGGCCAGGATCAGGGGGAAATTCAAATTAATAAAAACAAGGCTTACCAATCCACTTGCTGTAGGAGATTTTGTTGAGTTTCAGCTGGAACAGGATGATATTGCCTGGATCACGAAAATTGAGCCACGCTCCAATTATCTGATCAGAAAATCAGTAAACCTTTCAAAAGAAGCCCATATTATTGCTTCCAATATAGATTTGGCGTGCTTTATCTTTACCCTGAAGCATCCTGAAACATCTTTAGGATTCCTTGACAGGTTTCTGGCATGCTGTGAAGCCTATAATATTACTCCATTGATTCTTTTTAATAAGATTGATGTTCTCCACGGGGAAGAAATCGAAATTGTGAAAGATATAGAGTTTCTTTATCAGGAAATTGGCTATAACACGTTGGAAATTTCATCATATTCGAGACTGAATCTTGAGCAGCTGGAGGAAATCCTTAAAGATAAAACCTCAGTATTCTTCGGGCACTCCGGTTGTGGGAAATCCACTTTAGTAAATGCTTTGCAGCCAGGATTGAATTTAAAAACATCTGAAATTTCAGATACCCATCTAAAAGGAAAACATACGACAACTTTTGCACAGATGCACTTTTGGGATTTTGGCGGAAATGTTATCGATACCCCCGGTGTTCGTGAATTTGCCATGATTGATATTGAAAAAGAAGAAGTACAGCATTACTTTCCTGAGATTTTCAAAAAGAGAGAAGAATGCAAATTTCACAATTGCCTTCACGTTAATGAGCCGAAGTGTGCCGTTCTTGATGCCCTTGAAACAGGCGAAATACAACATTCGCGCTATGCCACTTACATTAAATTGATGGATGAGGCGGAAGAAGCTTCTCAGAAATAA
- a CDS encoding nucleoside-diphosphate kinase: protein MSNITFTMIKPDAVADGHIGAILGKIAEGGFKIKALKLTQLTVADAKKFYEVHAERPFYGELVEFMSSGPIVAAVLEKDNAVEDFRTLIGATNPAEAAEGTIRKMFARSIGENAVHGSDSDENALIEAQFHFSGREIF, encoded by the coding sequence ATGTCTAACATTACATTCACTATGATTAAGCCTGATGCAGTTGCTGACGGACATATCGGTGCTATATTGGGTAAGATTGCTGAAGGAGGTTTTAAAATCAAAGCTTTAAAATTAACTCAGCTTACAGTTGCTGATGCAAAAAAATTCTATGAAGTACACGCTGAAAGACCATTTTATGGTGAGTTGGTAGAATTCATGAGCTCTGGTCCTATCGTGGCTGCAGTTTTAGAAAAAGATAATGCAGTTGAAGACTTCAGAACATTAATCGGTGCTACTAACCCTGCAGAAGCTGCGGAAGGTACAATCAGAAAAATGTTTGCAAGAAGCATCGGAGAGAATGCTGTTCACGGTTCAGATTCTGACGAGAATGCATTAATCGAAGCTCAGTTCCATTTTTCAGGAAGAGAGATTTTCTAA
- a CDS encoding alpha-L-fucosidase: MKSSLIKAVFLGLVLSAYHISAQVQTADNSKKMEWFKNAKLGIFIHWGIYSVNGISESWSFFNNYINHENYMKQLNDFSASKYQPEQWVNLIKESGAKYAVITTKHHDGVSLWNSKAKNATTIPGQSLTKKDVLSPFVSALKKSGLKTGLYFSLPDWSHPYYDINTRTKKRYEIKDDPKRWQNFISYYQSQLDELSSQYSPDLLWFDGDWEHTSEEWRASQTLDLLKKYNSNIIINSRLNNHGDYDTPEQGIPVVPPQNQYWELCYTMNDSWGYQPYDKSYKTPNMIVRTLTDVISMGGNLLLDIGPRSDGTIPEEQIEILKNLGRWTSKNQRAIYETTRGIPFENYKGKSSLSTSKKSLFLYLEEAKNFTKIYGLETKPASAKIIGDPSAIIKADYDAEKTLTLNFSNVKLTKMSLL; encoded by the coding sequence ATGAAAAGCAGCCTGATTAAAGCTGTTTTCCTTGGGTTGGTATTATCTGCTTATCATATCAGCGCACAGGTTCAAACAGCTGACAACAGCAAGAAAATGGAATGGTTTAAAAATGCCAAACTGGGTATTTTTATTCATTGGGGAATCTACTCCGTGAATGGGATCTCCGAATCATGGTCATTTTTCAACAATTATATCAATCACGAAAATTATATGAAACAGCTGAATGATTTTTCAGCTTCAAAATACCAGCCCGAACAATGGGTAAACCTGATTAAAGAATCCGGAGCAAAATACGCTGTTATCACAACAAAACATCATGACGGAGTTTCATTGTGGAACTCTAAGGCTAAAAATGCAACCACTATTCCCGGGCAGTCTTTGACAAAAAAAGATGTTTTAAGTCCTTTTGTTTCCGCTTTGAAAAAATCAGGATTGAAAACAGGGCTTTACTTCTCTCTGCCGGATTGGAGCCATCCCTATTATGATATCAATACCCGGACAAAAAAGCGATACGAAATAAAAGATGATCCGAAACGCTGGCAGAATTTTATCAGCTACTACCAAAGTCAGCTTGATGAACTTTCCTCTCAGTACTCCCCTGACCTTCTTTGGTTCGATGGAGACTGGGAACATACTTCTGAGGAATGGAGAGCTTCACAGACCCTGGATCTGCTCAAGAAATACAATTCGAATATCATCATCAATTCAAGGCTCAACAATCATGGGGATTATGATACTCCCGAACAGGGAATTCCGGTAGTTCCGCCGCAAAATCAATACTGGGAGCTTTGTTATACCATGAATGATTCCTGGGGATATCAGCCTTATGATAAAAGCTATAAAACACCCAATATGATCGTAAGAACCCTTACAGACGTTATCAGTATGGGAGGAAATCTTCTGCTTGATATCGGCCCCAGATCAGATGGTACAATTCCCGAGGAGCAGATTGAAATCCTGAAGAATCTTGGCCGCTGGACCTCCAAAAATCAGCGTGCCATTTATGAAACAACCCGTGGAATTCCTTTTGAAAATTACAAAGGGAAGTCTTCTTTGTCTACTTCTAAAAAATCTTTATTCCTTTACCTGGAGGAAGCTAAAAACTTCACAAAGATTTATGGATTAGAAACAAAACCTGCTTCAGCAAAAATAATAGGAGATCCTTCGGCCATTATTAAAGCAGATTACGATGCTGAAAAAACACTGACATTGAATTTTTCCAATGTGAAATTGACAAAGATGTCACTGTTGTAG
- a CDS encoding DUF692 family multinuclear iron-containing protein, with the protein MKKPLLGISMMAEADFVSAVLPLLQNNAIDVLEWSFDTLYHTNEPDWLRDLLNFYAENNRLIGHGVYYSLFDARWTERQEEWLQKLNEEVSLRKYNHITEHFGFMNTENFHQGVPLPVSLHSKTLQIGKDRLYRLQEAVDIPIGIENLAFSFSIDDVKEQGVFLDRLTEDTNGFLILDLHNIYCQSCNFEVEMREIIDLYPLDKVKEIHLSGGSWQESVYGKKQVRRDTHDDVIPETIFSVLPSVLEQCQNLEYIIIERLGHTLKTEEDKENFLNDFNKVKTVIEASDWKRREKGSWSKQKIQIPKKPVEDLALFEEQSRLTRLLFDNAGAVVIKDQDFHYFKTDNWDPEMILTAQNIIKKWNPY; encoded by the coding sequence ATGAAAAAACCACTGTTAGGAATATCAATGATGGCAGAAGCTGATTTTGTTTCTGCTGTTTTGCCATTGCTGCAGAACAACGCTATTGATGTTCTGGAATGGTCCTTTGATACCCTTTACCATACCAATGAACCGGATTGGCTTCGTGATCTGCTGAACTTTTATGCAGAAAATAACCGTTTGATAGGACATGGCGTTTATTATTCCCTGTTTGATGCAAGGTGGACGGAAAGACAGGAAGAATGGCTGCAGAAGCTAAATGAAGAAGTCAGTCTAAGGAAATACAATCATATCACGGAACATTTCGGTTTCATGAACACTGAAAACTTTCACCAGGGAGTGCCATTGCCGGTATCTCTGCATTCCAAAACGTTACAGATAGGAAAAGACAGGCTGTACAGGCTTCAGGAAGCTGTGGACATTCCTATTGGCATAGAAAATTTAGCCTTTTCATTTTCCATAGACGATGTTAAAGAGCAAGGTGTGTTTCTTGACAGGCTTACGGAGGATACCAATGGTTTCCTGATTCTGGATCTTCATAATATTTACTGTCAATCCTGTAATTTTGAAGTAGAAATGCGGGAAATAATTGATCTTTATCCTTTGGATAAGGTAAAAGAGATTCATCTTTCCGGGGGGAGCTGGCAAGAAAGTGTCTATGGTAAAAAGCAGGTAAGAAGAGATACTCATGATGATGTTATTCCTGAAACAATCTTTTCTGTTTTACCCTCTGTGTTGGAACAGTGCCAGAATCTGGAATATATCATTATTGAAAGGCTGGGGCATACGCTGAAAACAGAAGAGGACAAAGAAAATTTCCTGAATGATTTCAATAAAGTTAAGACAGTGATAGAAGCTTCAGATTGGAAAAGAAGGGAGAAGGGTAGCTGGAGCAAGCAGAAAATACAGATTCCGAAGAAACCTGTCGAAGATCTGGCCTTGTTTGAAGAGCAGTCGAGGCTTACCAGGCTTCTTTTTGACAATGCAGGAGCAGTAGTCATCAAAGATCAGGATTTTCATTATTTTAAAACAGATAACTGGGATCCCGAAATGATTCTTACGGCCCAGAATATCATTAAAAAGTGGAATCCTTATTAA
- a CDS encoding DUF1772 domain-containing protein, with amino-acid sequence MTTLVLIITAVLTALIGGLFYAYSCSVVLGLGKLSDVEYLKAMQNINREILNPVFFMSFMGTAILLPVSAFLFRGHQPVFIFLLLAALAYLIGVFGVTVAGNVPMNDTLDKFDISGSTTDAIRQMRDNFENRWNFLNNIRTVFSVVSIIFVVCACIWNREV; translated from the coding sequence ATGACAACATTAGTATTGATCATTACCGCTGTCCTCACTGCTCTGATAGGAGGACTTTTCTATGCTTATTCATGTTCTGTAGTTCTCGGGCTGGGAAAGCTCTCTGATGTGGAATATCTGAAGGCTATGCAGAACATCAACCGGGAAATTCTGAATCCTGTTTTCTTCATGAGTTTTATGGGAACAGCAATTCTCCTTCCGGTATCTGCCTTTTTGTTCCGGGGACATCAGCCTGTTTTTATTTTTCTCCTGTTGGCAGCACTAGCCTATCTGATCGGAGTTTTTGGAGTGACGGTTGCCGGGAATGTTCCGATGAATGATACGTTGGATAAGTTTGATATTTCCGGTTCTACAACAGATGCGATCAGGCAGATGCGTGATAATTTTGAAAACAGATGGAATTTTCTGAATAATATAAGAACTGTCTTTTCTGTCGTTTCCATCATTTTTGTGGTCTGTGCCTGTATTTGGAACAGGGAAGTGTAA